Below is a genomic region from Spirosoma radiotolerans.
AGAAAATATTCAGGATGAGCAGGCTACGATCCAGGACTTTGATTTCTTTGAAACTATCTTCCAGATTTCGCACCTGAGAGGGCGTCAGGTCATCATCGAAAATGATGCAGTCGACAGGATTATCCAGAATGAATGTCTGAATTTCTTCCAGCTTGCCTTTACCAACAAACGTGCGGTTGTCTGGGTGCTCAAGTTTTTGCGTAAACGACTTAATCGTTTTAACGCCCGACGTTTCGGCCAGAAAGGCCAATTCATCCAGGTAATCTTTCGTCTGCTCGGCCGTCTGTTTTTGGGTAATCAGAGCGACCAGAACAGCGGTTTCGAGTGGTTTATGTGTGTCGAACATGGATATGCTTAAAGGTGATTAGGCGGTTTATTACTTGCGGAAAATGAACTGAATCATGCGCAGAAAAAGCGATAAGCCTACAAATTATAACGGGCCATATTGGGTAAAAGTTTCGGCCATGACCCCCGCCGAAACAAGCCGGTATCATCAGACCTGAACCGTTTTCCAGCGTCCCCGACGGAAGACCAGAACCGCAATACCGGCCAGCAATGTTTCACTGATGGCCACCGACCAGAACACGCCAGGAGGTCCCCAGTTAAACACATGAGCCAGGGTATACGCCAACGGAATTTCAACCAGCCAGAAACACACAATGTTGATCATTGTTGGGGTACGGGTGTCTCCGGCACCGTTGAGCGACTGGCTTAGCACCATACCATAGGCCATAAACAGATACCCCAGACAGAATATCCGAAGGCATTCGACGGCAATGGCAACCACGTGAACGTTGTTGTCGAACAGACCAACAATAGGCGTGGCACCCAGAAAAAAAGCAATGCCTACGGCCGCTAAAAAGAGCATGTTGCAGAAAGCCGCCCGCCACGCGGATGTTTCGGCACGTTCGGGCTGTCCGGCCCCCAGGTTCTGCCCAACCAGTGTGGCGGCTGCGTTGGCAAGTCCCCACGAAGGCAAAATCGTGAACACAATGATGCGGATGGCAATGGTATAACCGGCTACCACATCGCTGCCAAACGTTGACAGAATGCGTGTCAGGAATATCCAACTGGCTGAACCAACCAGGAATTGACTGGTTCCACCGATGGCCAGACTGAGCAAGTTTCGGATAAGACCGGCGTCTGGCACGACGTCGGAACGAAGAACCTGGATAGCTCCTTTAGCTCGGGTCAGGGCATACAACTGGTATAAAACTCCGATCGTTCGGCCAATGGTGGTGGCCACGGCTGATCCCATGACGCCTAGTTCGGGAATAGGGCCCAGTCCGAAAATAAACACCGGGCAGAGCACAATGTTGACGCCGTTAGCCAGCCACAGCGACCGCATCGCTACGGACGCATCGCCCGACCCACGCAGACAACCACTCAAGGTATACAGCAGCATTATTGCCGGTGAACTGGCGAAAATCATCCGGGTGAAATTTACGCCATTTCCGATCAGCCGTTGGTCGGCCCCCATCAGATGCAGGATGTTTTCGGCAAACACAAAACCGGCAACACCCATCAACAGGCTCATCGCAATAGAGACGAGAATTACCTGCCCGGCTACCGTACCCGCGCCCCGGTGGTTGTCTTCCCCAACCCGTCGGGACACCAGGGCTGTTGCGGCCGTGCTGAGGCCAATGGCGATGGAATAGACAATGGTCAGGACCGACTCCGTCAGGCCCACGGTGGCAATGGCTTCTGTTCCGATTTTGGCAACGAAAAACACGTCGACTACGGCAAACAGCGATTCCATTACCATCTCCAGAATCATGGGAACTGACAACAGGAAGATAGCCCGGTTAATACTACCGGATGTGAAATTGGTTTCTGATCCACGCAATGCGGCCAGAAATAACCGAATAAATTTGGTCATTGGGACAATGGATTATGTCGAGTCGATGTGGTGACCGACAGTGCAGGAAGAATGGACGAACAGAAATGGCCAGCCCAGGCGGGCGGCAGAAATCAGAAGAAGAAAAACCGATAGTGCGGTTTTAAGCGAGGAAAATCATGGGCGTTGTCGGAGCCGCCAGCGCGGTCGCAGTTAAGGCTACAAACCTACGCTTTTCTTTTTGAATAAACCAAATACGCTTGAGCGAACGGTCGTTATCGGCGGATTCACCCCGATAAAATGGACGACGCTATATGTATGGATAGCAGGATTTTGGCGATACTGGGTTAAAATCCGGATTTTCCTAATTTCTGCATAATGCCCCTGAGGATTAGGGGTAAGGCCTCTAAACCAGCATCAACGACAACGTTCGTCAGTGCTGGTTTGCGTATAGAACTATCCAAATAACAAACTTGTATTTTCCTGACTTTGTCGGCTTTGGTTCATAAACCGGCACGTTTTCACTCTTAATAGGTCAGGGTAGGGTTGGCACTTACTACTTTGTAGGTTACTGTTTTTTAAATACATTTGCCAACAGTGAAACATATGGGCAGCTTTATGTATAGTGTCATATAATTATGTAGCCTAATAAATGATTATATAAACTAATATTATGTTTTACATGAAGCACCTATAATCAGTATCTATTAATTCATTGGATTCGATTGGTAACAAATCAATGTCTGCTATAGAAAAGGAATTAGAAGCAACAGTAGCATTTAGCGTGATAGGCGTGTAGAGTTTCAGAGCATTTAATACGCATATCGGGCTGTCTTCCGAAAAAAAGTTTAGTGCATTAAAAGCAAGTGGCAGTCTGCATTTTGGCGTTTTATTCGCATAGAACACCTTTCTCTAGTTATGAGATATAGTTCATAATCTTTAGTAATTCTTTACTAAGGTTGATTTTTTCACTTGATCAGAGTAGCTTCAAAGTAAATAGGCTAGTAAATCTTGTTGCTCAACGTAGTAAATAGTATACTTCCTTCTTTTTAACTAAACAGGTCATGATCAACCACACCTATCTAATTGTTGACGATTCACCGGCAGACGTAGAGTTACTTAAACATCAGCTTAGTCTGATCCCAATTTTAAAACAAGTCTTTGTATGTGGGGCTGTGAATGAGGCCCTGGCACACCTGATGACGCAACCTTGCCATTTACTGTTCCTGGATCTAAATCTCCCTGGCCAGCTGGGCATCGATTGGTTGCGAACCTCACCACACCGCCCACCAGTGATCGTGACCACTAGCTCGTCCGATTACGCGCTGGATTGCTATGACCTCGAAATTGTTGATTATTTGGTTAAACCCTATACGACTGATCGGCTGATGCGTGCCATTAGCCGCACGTTTGATGACAAGATCTCTAAACCACGGGTTGATTCTCAGAACATATTTCTACACGTCAACAGGCGACTTCGAAAATTCAATTTTCACGACATCATGTACTTCGAAGCCTTCGCGGCTTATACTAAGATTCATACCGTGTCGGAAGTAGTGGTTACCAGTGAATCAATCTCCATGCTGGAAGATCGGTTGCCCTCCAGCCAATTTATCCGTATCCAGAAATCATACATCATCAACCTGGATAAATTGACCACCATCGAGCACCGCGCTGTCTGGCTGAACGAAACAAAATTGCCCGTTGGCCAGCGTTTTCGGGAAACGATCGGGGAGTTGTTCCGTAGTAAATCCAGCAAAATAGACAATATTGACTGGGCTAGTCATGATGCCTAGGCAATGGGTTGTTCGGGTAAGCACGTTGCTTATCTTAGCCAGCTCGCTGACAAGCCTCAAAGGGCAGCCAATCGACGCGCTCACCGGTCGGTTGATTGCCTGTGCTGATTCGGCCCACAAGCTGATGAGCACAAACCACAACAGCGAAGCATTTACGCTGCTCAATACTGCGCTACAAGGGCCTCTACGACACCAATCTAAACTGGGAACCAGTCATTTACTCTATGAAATGGCGCGCCTGGAACGCAAACGGGGCCACCTTGATCAGTCTCTTCTACTACTGAAGCAGGCCGATACGCTGGCTATTCAGACGCACCGGATTAGGCTGTTGGGCCGGATTAATTATGCACTAAGTGTTGTTTATACCGATCTGGGCGATTACGCTACGGCTATAAATTACTGTTATCGTACGTTGCAATACAACGATAAGGAAAACGATCGAATACCGGCTACCTACGGGCTGCTTCGTGAAATTCATCAGCATATGGGCAATGACATACTCTCGTTGAATTACGCAGAGCAAGCTCTTCGATTGATGAGTCGCTCGACAAACCCAGAGGATCGTATTATCTATTTCATAACGATGGCTGAACGAAAGGCCCGGGAGAAAAAATACCCTGAAGCGCTTGCTTATATGAACAAGGCGGCCACCTTTACCCCCCTAAAGTTTGGTCCGAGTGTAGTGACTCATCAAGAAACTATATACGTCAACATAGCCCTCTTCTACTTAAAAATGGGTAACTGGCAATTGGCCAGTGTTGCCATCAACAAAGCCGCTCAGTGGGAAAAAGTTGATAAATCCTTTATTTCAAAGGCGTACATATACCTTCGAATGGCCGACATTCAGGTGGCCCAGCGGCATTATCATCACGCTATGTTACTGGCAAGCCGGGCCGTTCGTGCGGCACGCCTGAGCCATCGCCCGGATGTAGTGCTGATGACGCTCGATAGCCTGCAGCATCTTCAATTTCTCGATGGCCAGCATCAGGCGGCCTGGTTAACGGCTCAGCGGGTTCGGCAACTGAGCGATAGCCTGGCATCGGTAGCGAAAACCAAAGCTGTTGCCGATCTGGATACCCGCTATAAGGTAGCCGCTAAAGAAGCGACTATTCAGGAACTCCGTAACGAAGCGACCATTCAAAAGCTCCTTGGCGACGTACGACAGCGTGCCTTAAAGGACGCGAACCAGCAACAGACCCGACTTTTGTGGATAGCCTTCTCCCTGACCTTTGGAATGGTTGGCGTCGGGTTCATGCTCTGGCGATCCCAACAGTTGCAGCAGGAAACCGAAGAGCAACGGCAACTGCTGGAAAGCCAGGCCACAGAATTACAAGAGCTTAGCTATTATAAAGACAAACTATTCGGCATGGTGAGCCATGATTTGCGCGTGCCCGTCATTGCTCTGAAGCGGATTGTTGCCGGCAAACAGACCTATCCGACGGTCGATGAATGGCATACGTTCCGGGCTACACTGACAACCCATATCGAACAATTCTATACCTTGGTCAATAACGTATTATACTGGTCGCTGGGCCAGCGGGGACAGGTCAGGCTTAAAGTTAATTTGTTCTTTCTGGATGAACTCATTGCCGATAGTATTGAGACACTGTCGGCTGAAATCAGCCAAAAGCGCCTTGTTTTAGTGAATCATGTAGCGCACGAGCCGCTCGTAGTTGATGAAAATACAACGGGTCTGGTTCTTCGAAATTTGCTGCATAATGCCATTAAGTTTACCCCCGTTGGTGGAACGATCACCCTGCGTTCGCTGCGAAACGACGATAAGCTTGTGCTAATGATCCGTGACACCGGGCCAGGCCTCACTGCCACACGCCATCAGCGAAATAACAAGCTATCCAGCACAGGTCTGGGACTGGCTGTATCCGAAGAACTGATGA
It encodes:
- a CDS encoding LytR/AlgR family response regulator transcription factor, which gives rise to MINHTYLIVDDSPADVELLKHQLSLIPILKQVFVCGAVNEALAHLMTQPCHLLFLDLNLPGQLGIDWLRTSPHRPPVIVTTSSSDYALDCYDLEIVDYLVKPYTTDRLMRAISRTFDDKISKPRVDSQNIFLHVNRRLRKFNFHDIMYFEAFAAYTKIHTVSEVVVTSESISMLEDRLPSSQFIRIQKSYIINLDKLTTIEHRAVWLNETKLPVGQRFRETIGELFRSKSSKIDNIDWASHDA
- a CDS encoding MATE family efflux transporter encodes the protein MTKFIRLFLAALRGSETNFTSGSINRAIFLLSVPMILEMVMESLFAVVDVFFVAKIGTEAIATVGLTESVLTIVYSIAIGLSTAATALVSRRVGEDNHRGAGTVAGQVILVSIAMSLLMGVAGFVFAENILHLMGADQRLIGNGVNFTRMIFASSPAIMLLYTLSGCLRGSGDASVAMRSLWLANGVNIVLCPVFIFGLGPIPELGVMGSAVATTIGRTIGVLYQLYALTRAKGAIQVLRSDVVPDAGLIRNLLSLAIGGTSQFLVGSASWIFLTRILSTFGSDVVAGYTIAIRIIVFTILPSWGLANAAATLVGQNLGAGQPERAETSAWRAAFCNMLFLAAVGIAFFLGATPIVGLFDNNVHVVAIAVECLRIFCLGYLFMAYGMVLSQSLNGAGDTRTPTMINIVCFWLVEIPLAYTLAHVFNWGPPGVFWSVAISETLLAGIAVLVFRRGRWKTVQV
- a CDS encoding tetratricopeptide repeat-containing sensor histidine kinase; translation: MMPRQWVVRVSTLLILASSLTSLKGQPIDALTGRLIACADSAHKLMSTNHNSEAFTLLNTALQGPLRHQSKLGTSHLLYEMARLERKRGHLDQSLLLLKQADTLAIQTHRIRLLGRINYALSVVYTDLGDYATAINYCYRTLQYNDKENDRIPATYGLLREIHQHMGNDILSLNYAEQALRLMSRSTNPEDRIIYFITMAERKAREKKYPEALAYMNKAATFTPLKFGPSVVTHQETIYVNIALFYLKMGNWQLASVAINKAAQWEKVDKSFISKAYIYLRMADIQVAQRHYHHAMLLASRAVRAARLSHRPDVVLMTLDSLQHLQFLDGQHQAAWLTAQRVRQLSDSLASVAKTKAVADLDTRYKVAAKEATIQELRNEATIQKLLGDVRQRALKDANQQQTRLLWIAFSLTFGMVGVGFMLWRSQQLQQETEEQRQLLESQATELQELSYYKDKLFGMVSHDLRVPVIALKRIVAGKQTYPTVDEWHTFRATLTTHIEQFYTLVNNVLYWSLGQRGQVRLKVNLFFLDELIADSIETLSAEISQKRLVLVNHVAHEPLVVDENTTGLVLRNLLHNAIKFTPVGGTITLRSLRNDDKLVLMIRDTGPGLTATRHQRNNKLSSTGLGLAVSEELMTLSGGELRIDEVEPHGTEVVLSWPLAA